A stretch of DNA from Roseovarius faecimaris:
TTCCGCATCTGAGCGTGGCCGAGAACGTGGTCTTCGGCCTCAAGGTGCGCCGGGTGGCGGCGGCAGAGCGGCGCGAGAAGCTCAAACGTGCGCTCGAGATAACCGGGCTGCTTGGTTATGAGGACCGCAAGCCGGGCGAGCTTTCGGGCGGGCAGCGTCAACGCGTGGCCCTGGCCCGTGCCATCGTCGCAAATCAGCCGCTTTGCCTGATGGACGAGCCGCTGAGCAATCTGGATGCCAAGCTGCGCGCCTCGGTGCGCAAGGATATCAAGAAGCTGCAGCTCGATCTGGGGATCACCGTGGTTTATGTGACCCATGACCAGACCGAGGCGATGTCGATGGCGGATATGGTCGTGCTGATGAAGGACGGCCGCATCCAGCAGACTGGTGCGCCCGAAGACCTCTATTACAAGCCCGCCAACACCTTTGTCGCCGAATTTGTCGGCTCGCCCCCGATGGCGCTGATCGACGGGTCGGCGCTACCGGGCTTTGACGGGGTGGCCTCCATCGGGCTGAGAGCCGAGAACGTCACCGTGGTCGAGCCGGGCACCGGGCGGCTGACCTGTCAGGTGTCGGAATGCGAATTCCTGGGCTCGGAGACCTTCATCGGCCTGTCACATCCGTCTGCCAAGGGTCTGACGGTCAGCATGCCGGGGCTCAAGCATATTCCGAATGGCGAGACATTGGAGATCACCTTCTCGGACAGCGACCTGCACTTTTTCGACAGTGCGGGCGAGAGGACAGAGCACAAAAAACACGCGACCGCGGACTGACGGCGCAAGAGGGACTAGACCATTCAAGGGAGGATCAAATGAAAACCATCAGACAACTCGGACTGGCAACCGTGGCATCTGCCGCGCTGGCCATCCCCGCTGCGGCGGAAACGGAACTGACGATGTATTACCCCATTGCTGTCGGCGGCGCGCTGACCGAGGTGGTGGACGGCATCGTGGCTGATTTCGAGGCGGCCAACCCCGATATCAAGGTGAACGCCATCTATTCGGGCAACTATGACGACACGCGCGTGCGCGCCCTGTCGGCGCTGGCCTCGGGCGAGCCTGCACAACTTGCCGTGATGTTCTCGATCGATGCCTATGACCTGATCGAGCAGGACCTGATCGTCGCCTTCGATGACATCGAGGGGGTCGATGCGGGCTGGCTTGACAGCTTCTATCCGGCACTGATGGCGAACGGCAAAATCGAGGGCAAGACCTGGGGCATTCCGTTCCAGCGTTCGACCATCGTGGCCTATTACAACAAGGACATGTTCCGCACCGCGGGGCTGGACCCGGAAAGCCCGCCCACGACCTGGGACGAGATGATTTCGATGGGCAAAGCCCTGACCAAGGACGGCACCTATGGGATCATGATCCCGTCGACCGGCTATCCCTACTGGATGTTCCAGGCGCTGGCGATCCAGAACGGCAAGGAAGTGATGTCAAACGACGGTCTGACGACCTATTTTGACGACCCCGCCGTCGTGGAAACGCTGGAATTCTGGAAATCCCTGTCGACCGAACATGGCGTGATGCCTGAAGGCACCGTGGAATGGGGCACCCTGCGCCAGGCCTTCCTGGAGGGCCAGACCGCGATGATGTGGCATTCGACCGGCAACCTGACAGCGGTCAAGAACAACGCGAGCTTTGATTTCGGCGTGGCCGAGCTGCCCGCGAATGTGCGCAAGGGCTCGCCCACCGGCGGCGGCAACTTCTATGTGTTCAAGGACACCACCCCCGAGGAGAAAGCCGCAGCGCTGAAACTGATCGAGTTCATGACCTCGCCCGAGCAGGCCGCCACCTGGTCGATCAAGACCGGCTATATGGGCGTGTCCGCGGCGGCCTATGAAACCGAGGCGCTGAAAAGCTACACCGCCGAGTTTCCGCCCGCTCTGGTCGCGCGCAATCAGCTTGAAAACGCCGTGGCCGAGTTCTCGACCTTCGAGACCGCCCGCGTGCGCGAGGGGCTGAACAACGCCATCCAGGCGGCGCTGACCGGCTCGAAATCCGCCGCCGATGCGCTGGCCGAAGCACAGGCCGCCGCCCAGCGCCTGCTGCGCGACTACCAGTAAACCGATCGCGGGTGCCCGGCCTCGGTCGGGCACCTGCCCTTCTTCACGGGCAGACCACGGATCATGTCAGAGCACATCAATCTCGAAAAGCGCAGACAGGCCATTTATGGCTGGCTCCTGCTGTCGCCGGCGATGATCCTGCTGACACTGTTCGCCTTCTATCCGTCCATCGCGACCCTTTGGTCGAGCCTGTTTTCCAGGGGCACCCGGCGCAAACCCTCCGAGTTCGTGGGGGGAGAGAATTACGCCGATCTGTTTGCCGATCCGGTGTTCTGGAAAGTGGTCACGAACAACCTGATCTATGCCGCGGCCACGATCCCCATCTCCATTGCCATCGCACTGGCCATGGCGCTCTGGGCCAACTCGAAAATCCCCGCGCGCGGCTTCGTGCGCACCGCCTATTTCACGCCCACTGTGCTGCCGATGATCGCGGCGGCCAATCTGTGGCTCTTTTTCTACACGCCGGGGCTGGGCGTGCTTGACCAGTTTTTCGGCCTCTTTGGCCTGCCCAGCATCAACTGGCTGGGTCAGCCGGAAACCGCACTCTGGGCCGTGATCATCGTGACGATCTGGAAAGAGGCCGGGTTCTTCATGATCTTCTATCTGGCCGCGCTTCAGACGATCCCGGAAGACCTGAAGGAAGCCGCCGATATCGAGGGCGCCAGCCGCTGGACCTATACAAGGCGGATCGTGCTGCCCTTGCTGATGCCGACAACGCTGTTCATCATGGTCAATGCGCTGATCAACTCGGTCAAGCTGATCGACCACCTGTTCATCCTGACCAAGGGCGGGCCCAATGACGCTTCCAAGCTGATCCTCTATTACATCTGGGAAATGGCCTTTGCCTTCTTCGACGCGCCCCATGCGGCGGCGATGACGATCCTGGTGCTGGTGGTGCTGGGTGTGGTCGCGGGCATCAAGTTCACCATTCTCGACAAGCGGACCCATTACCAATGAACCCGATCATGCGGCATATCGAAAGCATCGGCGCGCTGCTTCTGGCGGTGATCTGGATTTCGCCGCTGGTCTTTGCGTTCTGGGCGGCGTTTCACACCACGTCGGACGCGGTGAACTTCAACCTTGCAGCCCCCTGGACACTGGACAATTTCCGCACCGCCTGGGTCGGCGCGCCCTGGCTGAAGTATTTCCTCAACACCTTCCTTCTGGTGACGGTCATCCTGATCGGACAGTTCATCGTGACCACCTTGGCGGGCTTTGCCTTTGCGCAGGTGCGTTTTCCGGGGCGCGACTTTGTCTTCATCCTTGTGCTGATGCAGCTCTTCATCCTGCCTGAGGTGCTGATCGTGGAAAACTACGCCATGGTGTCGCGACTGGGCCTGTTCGACTCGATCCTCGGCGTGGGGATGCCCTATATGGCCTCGGCCTTTGGCATTTTCCTGATGCGGCAGGCCTTCAAGGGCGTGCCAATGGAGTTGCACGAGGCCGCGCGGGTGGAAGGGTGCGGCTGGTTCGGCATTCTCTGGCGGGTCTATGTGCCGCTCGCGCGTCCGACATATCTGGCCTATGCGCTGGTCTCGGTCTCGACCCATTGGAACAACTTTCTCTGGCCGCTCATCGTCACCAACTCGCCCGACACGCGGCCGCTGACGGTGGGGCTGTCGATCTTTGGCGCGCCCGAGAACGGCGTGGATATCTCGGTAATTTCGGCCGCGACGATGATGTCGGTGGCCCCGCTTCTGATCGCGTTCCTGGTGTTCCAGCGCCAGTTCGTCCAGGCCTTCCTGCGCGCCGGGATCAAGTGACGCCATGGCGCGGCTTCTCCAGCTCAGCGACCTGCATGTGGTGGCCCCGGGCCAGCTCTGTTCGGGTGTGCTGGACACATGCGCGCTGCTGCGGGCCGCGATTGACCGGCTGATTGCAATGCGGCCTGCGCTGGGGGCGCTCGATGGCGTGCTGATCACCGGCGATGTAAGCGATGACGGCTCGCCCGAAAGCTACGCTTTTGCCCGCGCCGAGCTGGACCGGCTCGGGCTTGCCCTGCTGCCGCTGCCGGGCAACCACGACAATCGCGCGGCCTTCCGCGCAGGGTTCGGCGATCTTGAGATCATGCCGGAACAGGGGCTGATCGACTGGGCGGCGGATGTGGCGGACTGCCGGGTGATCGGCCTCGACACGCTTGTCGAGGGACAGGGCGGCGGGCGCCTGCGCGCGGAAAGCCTTGATTTTCTGGCGGCCGAACTTGACATGGCGGGGGGGCGGCCCGTGATCGTGGCGCTGCATCATCCGCCCTTGCGCACGCGAATCCGCTTCATGGATGCGATCGGACTGGACAACGTCCCGGCTCTGGAAAAAGTGCTGGAGCGCGCGCCGCAGGACGTCACCGTGCTGGCCGGGCATGTGCACCGGGTGCATCTTGGGCGTGTCGGACGCCACAGCGTGATGACAGCACCTTCGGTCTGTTCGGCCTTTGCGCTGGATCTGCGCGCCAAGGCACCGGTGGGTTTTCTGAAAGGCCCGACAGGCTGTGCCGTGATCGAGACCGGGCCGGGAGGTACGTGGAGCGTTCTGCCGCTTGATCAGGCTGAAGGTCCATATCCGTTCTGATCGAAACCTGCATCAATCGGGTGCTTGGAAAAGGCAGCCTCGGGCAGCCGATAAGGCGACCTAAGGATCAGGACGCCGCCAGAGTCTCTTGTCTGGCGTCAGCAATCTGTTGGCGCACCCCTTGGCGGATGACCATGCTTTCGCGCTCGATCAGGTTGAGGCATTCGCGCGTGTTGGCCTGAAAGTCAACCAACTGCGAGATGATGGATTTCATGCTCTGCGCCTCGTTTCCGATCCGTGCGACCTCGATCTGTGACAGAACGCGCGTCATGTTCAGCCCCGACAGGATACGTTTGAGACAGACGCAGTTGAAAATGAACCGCTCCGCCTCATTGGAGATGCTGCGCAGGGCGTTGTCGGATTCAAGCCTGTAATCCGACATTTGTTTTTGCAGGCGTTCGACTTCTTCTTCCTTCGAGAGGCCGTTATCAAGCGGCTCTTCCCGCTCGAACTGCGCCAAGAGTTCCTTTTGCAGACTGCAGGTACAGCTCAGGAACAGGCCCGTCCTGATCTTTTCAAGCGCGGTGTCGGAACTGTCGAGGAAAACACGGATGCGTTCGTAAATTTCATCTGACAGGGTTGTATAATTCATCGAGATCACACTCAGCACCGCCGACTGATCGCCCAATTGCTCGGCCTGGATACGCATGTTGAGCGGGGTGGAGCGGATCGCCTCGAACTGTCTGACGATATCCTCGCCGGTGCGCCTTACGGTGCGCAGGGCATTGGTCATGGTGCTGAAGATGAAAGCGGCCTCGTCCCGCGGCTTTTTCAGCGCCTTGCTGCGCGCCTTGCTTTCCTGACGCGCGGCATGCGCCATGAAGCTTTCGTAATCAGGAAAGCCGAGCGCGTCCAGCCGCTCAATGAACACCTCAGCGCTCCTTTCCGGGGTCAACTGCTCTTCTTCTTCGCGCGCGAGCAGGGCGGCATATTCGGCCTTGATAAGCGAGAACACGTCGCTGGTAGGCTTCATCCGCACCGAAAGATAGCCCTCATCCATCGGGGTGACGATCGCGTAAACCCAGTAGAACAACCCCTCCTTGCTGCGGTTTTGCACATAGGTGCCCACCGGCTCACGCTTCTTGATCTTGTCCCACATGAGCCAGAAGGCCCCGCGCGGCATTTCAGGGTGCCGGATGATCTTGTGCGGTGCCCCGATCAACTCCTGCCAGCTATAGTCGCTGACCCGTTGAAACACCGAATTGCCGTATTGGATCACACCGCGCGCATCGGTACGGGAAAAGAACAACTCGTGAAGATAAAACCGCGCTTCGTTGGCGGCAAAGGAAACGTGGGCATCCGTGTCTGCAGTGGTCATCGTGCACTCGCTCTTGGTTTGCCGTCAGCCTTGGTGCAAAAACCTCAACAATTCTCTAAAGCCAGCCAAAAACCTGCAGAAAATCTCGGGGGACCGGATTTGCCGCCCCGCGCTCTCGCCAGAGCCCGGGGCGCGTGGACCAGCGGACCGGCTTACTGCGACAGCACCGCCGGCCAGTTGGCCTCGCCTTTGGCGATATTGCCGGGGATATCCGCGCTCCACAGCTCTCGGGCGCGCAGGGAATAGTTGAGATACAGTTTGCCGTCGTAAACCGACCAGGCATCGGGATCGGTGGGGGCTGTATAGCCACGCGAGACGGCGTAGGCGCAGTAGCCGCCGAACTGCGGTGCAAAGTCGGCGGGGGCGGCATCGAATGCCGCCTTGTTCTCGGCCGACGAGAAATGCCAGGTCGCGCCGTTATAGCTGCTTTTGTGGGTGTCATTGCCCTTCACCGGTTTGCCCTGGGTGAAATACGCAACC
This window harbors:
- a CDS encoding ABC transporter ATP-binding protein — encoded protein: MTESFVRVDNVAKRWNGQLGVEHIDLDIPRGAFVALLGPSGCGKSTTLRLLSGLELPDEGSIHIDGREVTLAAPSERNLSMVFQSYALFPHLSVAENVVFGLKVRRVAAAERREKLKRALEITGLLGYEDRKPGELSGGQRQRVALARAIVANQPLCLMDEPLSNLDAKLRASVRKDIKKLQLDLGITVVYVTHDQTEAMSMADMVVLMKDGRIQQTGAPEDLYYKPANTFVAEFVGSPPMALIDGSALPGFDGVASIGLRAENVTVVEPGTGRLTCQVSECEFLGSETFIGLSHPSAKGLTVSMPGLKHIPNGETLEITFSDSDLHFFDSAGERTEHKKHATAD
- a CDS encoding ABC transporter substrate-binding protein, whose amino-acid sequence is MKTIRQLGLATVASAALAIPAAAETELTMYYPIAVGGALTEVVDGIVADFEAANPDIKVNAIYSGNYDDTRVRALSALASGEPAQLAVMFSIDAYDLIEQDLIVAFDDIEGVDAGWLDSFYPALMANGKIEGKTWGIPFQRSTIVAYYNKDMFRTAGLDPESPPTTWDEMISMGKALTKDGTYGIMIPSTGYPYWMFQALAIQNGKEVMSNDGLTTYFDDPAVVETLEFWKSLSTEHGVMPEGTVEWGTLRQAFLEGQTAMMWHSTGNLTAVKNNASFDFGVAELPANVRKGSPTGGGNFYVFKDTTPEEKAAALKLIEFMTSPEQAATWSIKTGYMGVSAAAYETEALKSYTAEFPPALVARNQLENAVAEFSTFETARVREGLNNAIQAALTGSKSAADALAEAQAAAQRLLRDYQ
- a CDS encoding carbohydrate ABC transporter permease, encoding MSEHINLEKRRQAIYGWLLLSPAMILLTLFAFYPSIATLWSSLFSRGTRRKPSEFVGGENYADLFADPVFWKVVTNNLIYAAATIPISIAIALAMALWANSKIPARGFVRTAYFTPTVLPMIAAANLWLFFYTPGLGVLDQFFGLFGLPSINWLGQPETALWAVIIVTIWKEAGFFMIFYLAALQTIPEDLKEAADIEGASRWTYTRRIVLPLLMPTTLFIMVNALINSVKLIDHLFILTKGGPNDASKLILYYIWEMAFAFFDAPHAAAMTILVLVVLGVVAGIKFTILDKRTHYQ
- a CDS encoding carbohydrate ABC transporter permease, giving the protein MRHIESIGALLLAVIWISPLVFAFWAAFHTTSDAVNFNLAAPWTLDNFRTAWVGAPWLKYFLNTFLLVTVILIGQFIVTTLAGFAFAQVRFPGRDFVFILVLMQLFILPEVLIVENYAMVSRLGLFDSILGVGMPYMASAFGIFLMRQAFKGVPMELHEAARVEGCGWFGILWRVYVPLARPTYLAYALVSVSTHWNNFLWPLIVTNSPDTRPLTVGLSIFGAPENGVDISVISAATMMSVAPLLIAFLVFQRQFVQAFLRAGIK
- a CDS encoding metallophosphoesterase is translated as MARLLQLSDLHVVAPGQLCSGVLDTCALLRAAIDRLIAMRPALGALDGVLITGDVSDDGSPESYAFARAELDRLGLALLPLPGNHDNRAAFRAGFGDLEIMPEQGLIDWAADVADCRVIGLDTLVEGQGGGRLRAESLDFLAAELDMAGGRPVIVALHHPPLRTRIRFMDAIGLDNVPALEKVLERAPQDVTVLAGHVHRVHLGRVGRHSVMTAPSVCSAFALDLRAKAPVGFLKGPTGCAVIETGPGGTWSVLPLDQAEGPYPF
- a CDS encoding PAS domain-containing protein: MTTADTDAHVSFAANEARFYLHELFFSRTDARGVIQYGNSVFQRVSDYSWQELIGAPHKIIRHPEMPRGAFWLMWDKIKKREPVGTYVQNRSKEGLFYWVYAIVTPMDEGYLSVRMKPTSDVFSLIKAEYAALLAREEEEQLTPERSAEVFIERLDALGFPDYESFMAHAARQESKARSKALKKPRDEAAFIFSTMTNALRTVRRTGEDIVRQFEAIRSTPLNMRIQAEQLGDQSAVLSVISMNYTTLSDEIYERIRVFLDSSDTALEKIRTGLFLSCTCSLQKELLAQFEREEPLDNGLSKEEEVERLQKQMSDYRLESDNALRSISNEAERFIFNCVCLKRILSGLNMTRVLSQIEVARIGNEAQSMKSIISQLVDFQANTRECLNLIERESMVIRQGVRQQIADARQETLAAS
- a CDS encoding YHS domain-containing (seleno)protein; this encodes MPTRRRFLTAAASLPALALFSRPSFAAQPEVFTTESVAINGYDPVAYFTQGKPVKGNDTHKSSYNGATWHFSSAENKAAFDAAPADFAPQFGGYCAYAVSRGYTAPTDPDAWSVYDGKLYLNYSLRARELWSADIPGNIAKGEANWPAVLSQ